From a region of the Rhipicephalus microplus isolate Deutch F79 chromosome X, USDA_Rmic, whole genome shotgun sequence genome:
- the LOC142776371 gene encoding uncharacterized protein LOC142776371 yields MENREPAALGECEHWLMCRLLWTIGNIINTLDLDASKEALYQALRWAAAQPADGYSKPAGQNEEQCQGLPSEYTMRRHLNFPSMKERKDSLLSSWNPLRIPPNVIQAQWGAIQQYLAENASRREFVKSLRNEIPSTSSATAARKVRASPKKTGSQCLEAFNAWTN; encoded by the exons ATGGAAAACCGCGAACCAGCTGCCTTGGGAGAATGTGAACACTGGCTGATGTGTCGTCTGCTGTGGACAATAGGCAACATCATCAACACTCTTGACCTGGATGCTTCGAAGGAGGCCCTGTACCAGGCTCTCCGCTGGGCTGCT GCACAGCCTGCTGATGGCTACTCGAAGCCCGCTGGCCAGAATGAGGAGCAGTGCCAGGGTTTGCCATCCGAGTACACTATGCGGCGTCACCTCAACTTCCCCAGCATGAAGGAGCGCAAGGACAGCTTGCTGTCTTCGTGGAACCCGCTCCGGATTCCCCCAAACGTCATCCAAGCTCAGTGGGGCGCGATCCAGCAGTACCTAGCCGAGAACGCCTCCCGCCGCGAATTCGTCAAGAGTTTGCGGAATGAAATTCCGTCAACTTCCTCTGCCACTGCTGCCCGCAAAGTCAGGGCCTCTCCCAAGAAGACCGGCTCCCAGTGTTTGGAGGCATTCAATGCTTGGACGAACTAA